One window of the Triticum dicoccoides isolate Atlit2015 ecotype Zavitan chromosome 3B, WEW_v2.0, whole genome shotgun sequence genome contains the following:
- the LOC119281438 gene encoding uncharacterized protein LOC119281438, giving the protein MAAAEQEPDAGGPRKKPDAGAGKRWGGEDGARSRDASPAAPREDAGKDGALAECAVSCCVFCACLPVAVLCCVARAPVRAARRCWRLRRRRRPARRLAPGGSSSFSDAELGDLRQGRVRTMADEDGGAGSPASPRQPPPREDRRR; this is encoded by the coding sequence ATGGCTGCCGCCGAGCAGGAGCCGGACgccggcggcccgcgcaagaagcCGGACGCCGGCGCCGGGAAGCGGTGGGGCGGCGAGGACGGCGCGCGGAGCCGCGACGCCTCGCCGGCCGCGCCCCGCGAGGACGCCGGGAAGGACGGGGCGCTGGCGGAGTGTGCCGTCTCGTGCTGCGTCTTCTGCGCGTGCCTGCCGGTGGCCGTGCTCTGCTGCGTGGCGCGCGCGCCCGTCCGCGCCGCGCGCCGGTGCTGGcggctgaggcggcggcggcggccggcgcggcgCCTCGCGCCCGGAGGGTCCTCGTCCTTCTCCGACGCCGAGCTCGGGGACCTCCGGCAGGGGCGGGTGCGGACAATGGCGGACGAGGACGGCGGGGCCGGATCGCCGGCGTCCCCGCGGCAACCGCCCCCGCGGGAGGATCGGAGGAGATAG
- the LOC119276702 gene encoding phytochrome-associated serine/threonine-protein phosphatase-like has protein sequence MDLDLWISKVKEGQHLAEHELQTLCXQVKEILIEESNVQPVNSPVTVCGDIHGQFHDLMKLFATGGHVPETNYIFMGDFVDRGFNSLEVFTILLLLKARYPAHITLLRGNHESRQLTQVYGFYDECQRKYGNANAWRYCTDVFDYLTLSAIINGTVLCVHGGLSPDVRTVDQIRTIDRNCEIPHEGPFCDLMWSDPEEIETWAVSPRGAGWLFGSRVTTEFNHVNNLDLVCRAHQLVQEGLKYMFQDKGLVTVWSAPNYCYRCGNVASILSFDENMDRDVKFFTETEENNQMRGPRTAVPYFL, from the exons ATGGATTTGGATCTGTGGATCTCCAAGGTCAAGGAGGGCCAGCACCTCGCCGAGCACGAGCTCCAGACCCTCTGCGN CCAGGTTAAGGAGATTCTCATCGAGGAGTCGAACGTGCAGCCAGTCAACAGCCCGGTCACAGTGTGCGGCGACATCCATGGGCAGTTCCATGACCTTATGAAGCTCTTTGCCACCGGAGGACATGTGCCTGAGACCAACTATATTTTCATG GGTGATTTTGTCGACCGCGGCTTCAACAGTCTCGAGGTTTTCACCATCCTTTTGCTACTAAAAGCAAG GTATCCTGCCCACATAACCCTTCTGCGTGGGAACCATGAAAGTAGGCAGCTGACACAG GTATATGGCTTCTATGATGAGTGCCAGAGGAAGTATGGGAATGCCAATGCATGGCGGTATTGCACCGATGTTTTTGATTACCTTACTCTTTCAGCAATCATTAATGGCACG GTCCTTTGTGTTCACGGTGGCCTGTCTCCTGATGTACGTACTGTTGACCAG ATAAGGACAATTGATCGGAATTGTGAAATTCCCCACGAAGGTCCTTTCTGTGATCTTATGTGGAGTGACCCTGAAGAGATAGAGACATGGGCTGTTAGTCCGCGTGGAGCAGGTTGGCTTTTTGGATCACGAGTGACAACAGAG TTCAACCATGTGAACAATCTTGACCTAGTTTGCCGGGCTCACCAGCTGGTCCAGGAAGGCTTGAAGTACATGTTTCAGGACAAGGGTCTTGTAACT GTGTGGTCTGCACCTAATTATTGCTACAGATGTGGCAATGTTGCTTCTATACtaagcttcgacgagaacatg gaccgcgacgtcaagttcttcacGGAGACAGAGGAGAACAACCAGATGCGTGGCCCAAGGACTGCCGTCCCGTATTTTCTCTGA